The genomic interval CAACCATGTGTTTCACCTTGCGAGGACCGACTTCCCGCACAAAATTCTGCACATTGCTATACCGCAGAGCAGACGAAGTCTGTATCGGAACGCGGTACTTATCTGCAAGCGCGAATATCTGTTGCGCCGTATCGAGATCGGGCGCAAAAGTCTTATCCACATAAGTCGCCTTGCCAAATGGAAAAATCGCCTCACACATAGCCAGATGGCGCTCCGGAGTCCTCGGCGCCAGAACGAGATAATAATCGACCGCATCGTTCAGAGCCTGCACGTCCGGAAAATAGGGCACCCCATTTTCCTCTGCCCATGCGAGACTCGATTTCTGGCGAATACCCGTACAACCCGTCACCTCAAATCCCCGGTCCTTCAATTCATTCCTGAACGCACTCAAATACACATTTGCGTGAAAATTATTCAGATCGAGATCGTAAAAGCCGACGCGTTTCAAACGGCGACCTCCTTTCAAAATAGGGTCAATAGATCACCTCAACCCCAGCCGTACATACTGTTCCAGGGGCGCATCACATGCTTCCATCCCCTGAATCAACAGATCTACCATTCGTTTTTCAACCTCCGGATCCTCCAGTGGCTTTTCCTGTTTTGGATCCTGTTCCAAATCGTATAACAAGGTCCCAAAATCATGGATTCTCAATAATCTGGGACTAAACCCCTTGCTATCTCGCCCGGTGTTAATCTTCAGCACCTCACACCCTTTGGTAAAACTGAGCGGTTCGGAAAGCGCCATCTTGCCCACCAATTCCTCTGGCGCAAAATGAGATCGGATATGGGTTGGCATCAACGTATATTCAAACAGAGGCTGATTTTCCCGATCTGCCGCTGCCCGCATATACACGTACCGCCCATCCGTCACATTGCCCTGATGTCCGTGCATCCCAAAAACCGCTGCCTCCCGCACCGCAGTATCATTATCCACCGCATCGCCAAGTGGTTTGCCGAGCATATCCACTGTCGGCTCCAAGCCAAAAAAATCCAGCAACGTCGGTCCCAGATCAATCGACGGCTGCACCAATGCCTCCCGCCGTTCACCTTTCTTACCACACCGAGGATCCCAGATAAAAAACGGTGTGTGGGCCACTTCCTCATAAAAAGGCATCCACATCTTTGCCCAGCAATCGTGCTCACTCAGCAAAAACCCGTGATCGGTCCACACCACCAGCAACGTATCTTCCCACATCTCCAACTCATCCATCAAATCCAGTACATCGCCCAGCTTGGCATCGCACATCGACAGCAGCGAAGCATATTCAAACCGCATATGCTCAACTTGCTCTCGCGTCTCTTTCACCG from Gemmatimonadota bacterium carries:
- a CDS encoding sulfatase, which translates into the protein MKAVVVMFDSLNRHLLSPYGCDWTHTPNFKRLAEHAVTFDRSYVCSMPCMPARRDFHTGRPNFLHRSWGPLEPFDDSVPRMLKAHGVSSHLVSDHQHYWEDGGCTYHTQYSTWQFFRGQEGDLWKGQVADPCTENTYGRNSGEDDLSRQDLINRQFMRREEDQPQSKTFEAGIDFIRRNYTEDNWFLQIETFDPHEPFFSQRKFKDLYAEHYRDYDGPLHDWPSYEPVKETREQVEHMRFEYASLLSMCDAKLGDVLDLMDELEMWEDTLLVVWTDHGFLLSEHDCWAKMWMPFYEEVAHTPFFIWDPRCGKKGERREALVQPSIDLGPTLLDFFGLEPTVDMLGKPLGDAVDNDTAVREAAVFGMHGHQGNVTDGRYVYMRAAADRENQPLFEYTLMPTHIRSHFAPEELVGKMALSEPLSFTKGCEVLKINTGRDSKGFSPRLLRIHDFGTLLYDLEQDPKQEKPLEDPEVEKRMVDLLIQGMEACDAPLEQYVRLGLR
- a CDS encoding Gfo/Idh/MocA family oxidoreductase — encoded protein: MKRVGFYDLDLNNFHANVYLSAFRNELKDRGFEVTGCTGIRQKSSLAWAEENGVPYFPDVQALNDAVDYYLVLAPRTPERHLAMCEAIFPFGKATYVDKTFAPDLDTAQQIFALADKYRVPIQTSSALRYSNVQNFVREVGPRKVKHMVVWQGGRSFDEYGIHPTEIVVSCMGTGAKRLMRRSKGKYNQILIDFTGNRTAVINMNEKHRTPQAAVVTTTEETRYMEVDREVIFPRSTGAIIDLFESGKANIPRLESLLIRRILDVAERERAQREFVDI